TGTCCCTGCAGGCCCACCGTGCCTACATCGACGGGCTCGGCTGGGACGACTTCGACGAGGAGGAGATGCTCGAGGGCTTCTGCCGCCCGATCGGGAGCGCGATCGGCACGACGTACGGCACGTCCTTCGAGGTCTACTCGCTCACCTGGGGCGGCGACGAGGACGCCTGACCCTCAGCCCCACGGCAGGTGGCCGACGTAGTCGACGCCCCAGGCCAGGAAGCCGAACCGCACGAGCCGGCCGACCAGGCAGATCACGGTGAAGCCGAGGAACGAGTACGACGTCCGCGCCATCAGCACGGTCAGGAGGAGCAGCGGCGGCAGGCCGATCGAGGCCGAGGCGAGGAGCAGCAACGAGGCCAGCCAGGGTCCGCGCTCGACGGTCCGGTCCAGGCTCTCCTCGGCCTTGCGCAGCTGCTCCGCGAGGCGCCCACCCCCGCGGGGGAGCCGCAGCTCGTGGCGCACGACCGCGAACAGCGCGCACTTGCCGGCCGTGTGCCCGACGGCGAACAGCGCCGTCCCGGTCATCAGCGCCCAGGCGGTGTCCGCCCGGACGCTCCAGGCCGAGACGAGCAGCTCGGCGTTGGCGACCGGCCAGACCGCCGACAGCGCCCCCTGACCGAGCAGGCCCAACGCCTCCCAGAGGCTCACGAGCTCACGCCGGCGTCAGCACCTGGCCTGCCCGCAGCCGGGACCACGACCAGGCCTTGATCGCGACGAGGGCGAGGAGGAACGGCGTCGAGACCCACCACGGCCCGAAGATCGCGAGCAGGCAGACCAGGGCCGAGTTGACCGTCTTGGCCAGCGGGCTCCAGTTGAAGCGGTAGACGGTGCGGTCGACCTCGTAGAAGCGGTTGTTGGTGTCGACCTCGAAGTCGACGAACCGCAGCGAGAGCCAGAAGTCGAGCACCATGAAGTTGAACAGGTAGAGCAGCACCGGCACGACCGGCGGCTGCAGCACGACGGTCGCGCCCGCCACCGCCAGGCAGATGCAGAACCGGTCGCACAACGTGTCCAGCAGCGCCCCACCGCGGGTCTCCTGGTCGAGCAGCCGCGCCACCAGGCCGTCGAGGCTGTCCCCGACCCAGTAGATCGCGAACGCCGCGACCATCCACTCGGTCCGGTCGTCGTGGGGCACGACGTCGGAGAGCACGAGGAACGAGATCACGCAGCTGACGATCGTGCGGACGAACGTGATCTGGTTGGGGATCGTGAAGGTCGTGTACCTGAAGCCGGGACGCACAAGCACACCCTCTCCCATGACCTCGGCGTGCCCCGTACCGACCCACCGACGCGCCATACTCGGCGCGTGAGCCTGCCCACCACTGTCGACGAGGTCGTCGCGCGTCTCCGCGAGATCGACGAGGCCCTCCCCCACACCGACGGCGTGGCGGTCTTCAACCGGATGTACCTCACCGTCACCGAGCAGATCGCCGCCGTGATCGCCGACTCCACCCGTCGTACCGTCCGCTTCGAGGGCGCGGAGGCGATGAGCGACCTCGACGTCCGGTTCGCCAACCTGTGGCTCTCGGCGTACGACGCGGCGCACGCCGGGCGCGCCGTTCCGGCCGCGTGGCGGCCGCTGTTCGAGGCGCGCGGGGGCGGGCGGCTCCCGGTGCAGTACGCCGTCGCCGGCATGAACACCCACATCGAGCACGACCTGCCGATCGCCGTGGTCGGCACGTGCCAGGCCCGAGGGTTGTCGCCGTCGGACGTCCATGCGGACTACGAGGCCGTCAACGAGGTGCTCGCGTCGGTCGAGTCCGGGATCCGCCGGTCGTTCCTCGACCAGTGCCAGCGTGACGTCGACGACCGGGTCGGGCCCGTGGTCCACCTGGTCAGCACCTGGAACATCGACAAGGCGCGCGACCTGGCCTGGGTCACCGCCGAGACGATCTGGGAGCTGCGCCGCACCCGCTTCCTCGGCGAGCGCTTCCTCAGCGGGCTGGGCCACACCGTCGGCATGACGACCCGCGCGCTCCTCACCCCCGTGCTCGCCGACTGACCGACGACGGCCAGCCGGTGGTCGAGCAGCGAGCGAAGCGAGTGGCCAGTCGAGACCACGCCGCGCGCCATCGGGGTAGGGAATCTCGTTGCACAGCTGGTGGAAGTCGGCTGTGCACGGAACCAGATTTGTCGGTGGCGGCTGGTGGGATGGATTCATGACAGCGACCGCCGGGTTCACCGCACCCGCCCCTGAGGACCTGACCTCCCAGGGCCGTGGGTGGCGCCGTGAGGTGCTGCTGTCCGGGGTCCGTGCCGAGCAGCGCACGATCGAGGCCGCCGAGGCCCGCAAGCTGTCCCTGGTCACCGAGTGGGCCGACCTGCACCGCGCCGACACGGTCGTCCTCGACGGCGGCTCTCTCCTACCGGCGCCGGTCTCGGTGGACCCAGCGAACATGCCGATCCTCATGTCGGGGGTCGCGGTCGAGGAGTACTGCGTGACCGAGCTCGCCACGACCCTGCGCACCAGCCACGGCGCTGCCCGGTCGTTGACCCAGGACGCCCTGGAGCTGCGCGAACGCCTCCCCCGGCTCTGGACCCGCGTCCACGCCGGGAAGTGTCCAGCGTGGAAGGCCCGCAAGGTCGCCCAACACACCCTGGCGCTCTCCGACGAGGCGGCGGACTGGGTCGACCGCAACCTCGCCCCGTTCACCACCAGCCTGTCGGTGACCCGGATCAAGAACGCCATCAACGCCGCGGTCCTGCGCTTCGACCCCGACCGTGCCGCGGCCGAGGCCGAGGCCGCCTCCGACCGGCGGGGGGTGTGGTTCGACTACGAGCACGGGGCCGACGACCTCGTCCTGCAGGACAGCCGCCCCGACGGCACCATGCGGTTCGAGGGCCTCGCCTCGGTCCCCGACGGCCTGGCCTTCCGTGACGCGCTCAAGACCACGGCCACCGAGCTGGAGATCCTCGGCGACGACTCCCCCGAGCTGGTCCGCATGTCCAAGGCCATCGGGATCCTGGCCGACCCGCAGCACGCCATCGACCTGTCCCACTCCGCCGACGCCGTCATCAACGCCGAGACCGGGGAGACCGGGGACGGTGACCCGGTGCCGCGTCGCCGGCCCCGCCGGGTCCGCAGCCCGCTCGGGGTCGAGCGCCCCATCCACCTGCACCTGCACACCTCCACCGACGTCGCAAGGATCCAGGCGAGCGGCCTGCCCCACGCCGCGTCACCGATCAGCCGGGCCGCGGTCGAGCAGTGGCTCGCCGACCTCGCCCCCGGCACACGCGTGCAGGTCACCCCCGTGATCGACCTCAACCACCACCACGCCGTCGACGCCTACGAAGCCCCCGACCACCTCCGCGCCCTGGTCGACGAACGCGACCACGGCTGCGTGTTCCCCTACTGCACCAACCGAGGCCGCTACGACCTCGACCACACCGACCCGTTCCTCGACCCCGACGACGGCGGCCCACCCGGGCAGACGTCCAACCACAACCTCGCCAAGCTCTGCCGACACCACCACCGAGCCAAGACCCACGGACACTGGACCTACCGACGCATCACCGACCCCTGGGACCTCGACATCGGCTGGCCCGACCCACACCGCGACGAGCAGCACCCACCCGTGACCTCCACCGCCGACCGCGGCGGACCACCCGCCGCCTACCGCTGGGACTCACCCCTCGGCCACGCCTACCTCGTCACCGCCACCGGCACCTACCCCCTCGACTGACGCTCACTGGTGGACCTTGGTCCACGACAGGAGTAGGCCTTCTGTCTGCACCCCGGGTCTGCCGAGTCACTGCCAGGCTGACCGAGTCGCCCGTCTGGGACGACCTGCCTGAGAGTTGCGGGGCTCGGTGGCCCGGGACGTGCAGATCGGCCATAGGGCTTTGCGCCAAGGCTTGCCGGCCTGGAGCGCCTCAGTGAGCGACCGACCGTCACGTCCCGGACCGGAGTGCTGAATCCGTGGGCTAGACGGAAGGAGAGCACTCACATGGAGGCTACGCCCGCACGAATCACCTTTGCCGGGATCGACTGGTCCTGGCAGCACCACGCGGTCTGCGTGATCGACGCGCAGGGTCACCGGCTCGAGGAAGCCACGCTCCCGCACTCGCGTTCCGGCCTGGCCAAGATCACCGCGCTGCTGCGCCGCCACGAGATCACGCAGGTCGGAATCGAACGTGGCGACGGACCGGTCGTCGAGCACCTCCTGCGCGAGGGGTTCGAGGTCGTCGTGATCTCCGCACGCCAGGTCAAGTCCCTGCGGGTCCGCTATGGCTCGGCGGGCAACAAGGACGACCGCTTCGACGCCTTCGTCCTGGCCGACGCGCTGCGCACCGACGCCGGACGCTGGGCGATCGTGCGTCCCGATACCCCCGAGACGGTGGCGCTTCGGATGCTGGTCCGCGCCCGCCAAGACCTGGTCGGGCACCGGATCGCGGTCCACAACCAGCTGCTCGCCGTGCTGCAGCACAACTTCCCCGGCGCGATCGGCCGGTTCAGCGGCCTCGACATCGCCATCAGCCTGGCGTTCCTGCGCCGCTTCCCCTCCGAGGCCAAAGCCGCCTGGCTCTCGCAGAGCCGGCTGGCGCACTGGCTCAAGGCCAACGCCTACTGCGGACGCCAGACACCCGCCGAGCTCGTGGCACATCTCCATGAGGCCACGACCGGACGCGTCGATGGAGCAGCCGCTGAGGCGAGCGAGCTCATCGTCCTGACCCTGGTCGAGCTGCTCACCACCCTGCGCCGCCAGCAGACCGCGCTCGAGACCCGGATCAAAGAAGCACTGCTCGCCCACCCCGACGGACCGATCTTCCAGTCCCTGCCCCGCTCCGGCACCGTCCGCGCCGCCACCCTGCTCGCCGAGATCGGCGACTGCCGGGCTCGCTTCCCCGACGCGGGCGCTCTGGCCGCCGCCGCCGGCGTCGCACCCTCCACCCGGCAGTCCGGGACTTTCCGCAACGTGGGCTACCGACGCGGCTGCAACAAACACCTCCGCGACGCCCTCGTCGACTGGGCCCAGGACACCCCACGCGCCAACGCATGGGCCCGCGACACCTACGACCGCGCCCGCCAACGCGGCGCACGCCACCCCCACGCAGCACGGATCCTGGCCCAGGGCTGGACTCGGATCCTCTGGCGCTGCTGGACCGACCACCAGCTCTACAACCCCGACCTACACGGCCGCCTCAACGACCTCCAACACCAGGCCGCTTGACATAGGGCTCTCAGACGGCTCGCAGGTACCGCTCGGTCACCCGACGCTGCACGGCACGAGTCAGGGGACCGCCCAGCCGCGCCCCCACGGTGGCCGGCCGTGAGAACGCGGTGATGGTCAGCCGCACGGTGCCGTCCGCGGCGAGCTCGGCGACGAAGGACTCCTCGCCGCACTCGGGGTGGCCGCGCAGGGTCCCGTAGGCGAAGCCCTGTCGCGCCGGCTCGTCGACGACATGGACGACGCGCACCGGCGCGTCCACGCCCAGCGGTCCGACGCCCAGCCGGACGACCGCCACGGTTCCCTCGGTGACGCGTGCGTCCGAGGCGTGCACGGTCAGGCCGGCACCTCGGTGCATCCTCCATCCGAGCACGGCCTCGGCGACCTCGGTGAAACACTCCTCGCCCACCCCCACCGGGCGACTGCGCGCCAGGTGGTGGAACCCGTCCGGCGGGGAGTCTCCCCGGGTGGCCCCGACCTCGGTGTAGGTGAACGGTGCCTCCCTCAGGGCACGAGCCTCGTCGTACGGGAGGAGCGTCACCGTCATGGGCCGATGCTCGCACCCGGGACCAAGGACGCGAGGCGTCAGAACACCGTCCAGTCGGAGTACGTCGTGAAGGCGTCGAGCGCGGCGAGGCCGGCGGCGGAGCTGCCCGTGGCACCCAGGGTGGGGCTCCAGACGCAGGCCACCCCGCGGTCCGGGATGACCGCGAGGATGCCGCCCCCGACCCCGCTCTTGGCGGGCAGGCCGACGCGGTAGGCGAACTCGCCGGCCGAGTCGTAGGTGCCGCAGGTGAGCATCACGGCGTTGATCCGCTTGGTCTGGCGGGCGCTGAGCAGCTGGGTGCCGTCGGAGAGGACCCCGTCGCGGGCGAGGAAGAGCCCGGTGAGGGCGAGCTCGCGGCACGTCATCGACAGGGCGCACTGCTCGACGTACTGCCCGATCACCTCGTCGACAGGGTTCTCGAGGTTGTCGTAGCTGGCGAGCAGGTGGGCGAGGGCGAGCGTGCGGTGCCCGGCCTCGAGCTCGGAGGAGGCCACCTCGGGGTCGCACGAGACGTCTGCCCGCCCGCTCTCGCGGCGCACCAGGTCGCGCAGCGCACCGCTCGCGTCGCCGGTCAGCGACTGCAGCCGGTCGGTGACGACCAGGGCCCCGGCGTTGATGAACGGGTTGCGGGGCCGTCCGCCCTCCTGGTCGAGCTGGAGGAAGGAGTTGAACGGGTTGCCGGACGGCTCGCGCCCGACGCGACGCCAGATGTCCTCGCCCTCGGCGGCGACGACCAGCGCGAGGGTGAAGACCTTGGTGATGCTCTGCACCGAGAACGGCACGTCGGCGTCGCCGATCACGTGCACCTGGCCGTCGCACGACGCGATCGCCATGCCGAACTGGTCGGGGTCGACGGCGGCCAGGCTGGGGATGTACTCCGCCAGGCGTCCGCGGCCGACCTCGGGCGCGGCGGCCTCCTGCGCGCGCGCCAGCGCGTCCTCGATCCTCAACCGGCACTCCTTCCCGCGACGGGGCGGAAACAGAAGGGCCCCGGCCTGCGAGGTCGCAGGTCAGGGCCTTTCGTTGCTCCCCCGGTTGGACTCGAACCAACAACCCTCCGGTTAACAGCCGAATGCTCTGCCAGTTGAGCTACAGGGGATGGTGCGGGTGGACCCGCGGCCAAAACCGTATCAGAGCCCGACCGATGCCCGGGCCTCGGCCAGGGCCTTCGTCGTGGCGTCCCGCACCACCGGGTCGTCGGGGTCGAGGCCGGCGTCGAGCTCGAAGGCCCAGACCACCTCACCGCCCGTCGGTGGCCGCCGGCCGATCACGCTGAAGCCCACCTTGTGACGCACGAGCGTGCGCTGCTGTACCACCACGGTGGCGGTGACGCGCTCCCTGACCAGGGTCACCAGGTCGGCCGGCTCGGGGAGGTGCCGCACGCGCCGCACGACGGGAGCGCCGTAGTCCTGGACCGGCTCGACCGCGAGGTCCTGGGTCTCCTTGTCCCAGTCGGCGCGGTGCACGACCTCCCAGCCCCACGACTCCGCTGACCCGTCGGCGGCGACCAGGTGGAGCCGGTCGCGGGTGCCGACCACCCAGCCGCCCGCGTCGTCGGCGGCGACGGCGAGCGGGCGCTCGCCGCCGAGGGCCGCGCGCACCGCGTCGGGCAGGCGTACGGCGTCGCGCCGCGGCCAGGCGGGGAACCTCACGCGCTGCCGCCGATGGCCCGCTCGCGCAAGGTGCGGCGGTGGCTCTCGAGGGCGACGAGCTCGCCGAACATCCGGTTGTAGTCGGTCGCCTGCTCCACCGGGTTGGTGCGCTGGAGCTTGGACTTGAGGTCGTTGATGCGCCGCATCGCGGTGACCTCCTGGAGCCGGAAGACGTAGCCCGCCGCGACGGCCTCGTTGGGGTCGGCGGCCGGGAGCGGCTCGACCACGAGGGCGTTGAGCACCTGGCGCAGCACCGGGTCGCCGGACTCCCCGAGGGCGGTGCGGACCTTGTCCACCCAGACCTCCTCCGAGGGGGCGGACGCCGGGCCGCCCAGGCCACTGATGACCTGCCACAGCGCGCGGTAGGCGGGATGGGTGAAGTCGTTGTCGCCCACGTCGCCGCACAGCGGGCCGACCAGCACCGGCTGCTGGAGGACGAGCTTGAGCGTGTCGCGCTCCAGCGAGATGCGCGGGTCGCGCGGGTCGGGCAGCGGCAGCCCCGCGGGAGCAGACGCGACGACAGGAGCAGACCCGGCAGCAGGCGCGCGGTCCGGGCGGCTTGCCGCCCGCCGTACCTCGGCCCGGGCCTCGTCGACCTCGACCCCGACCATGCCGGCCAGCTCGCGCGCGAAGGCGTCGACCTTGGACCGGTCGCGCACCGACGTGACGAGCCGGGCCGCGGCCCGCATCGCGTCGACCCGGCCGTCGGCCCGGTCGAGGTCGTAGCGCGAGACGACGTTGCTCAGCACGAAGCGGTAGAGCGGCACCCGCCGGGCGACCAGCTCGCGCACGGCCGCGTCGCCGGAGCGGATGCGCAGGTCGCAGGGGTCGAGTCCGTCGGGCTCGACGGCGACGTAGGTCTGGGAGACGAACTTCTGGTCACCGTCGAAGACCTTGAGCGCGGCCTTCTGGCCGGCCTCGTCGCCGTCGAAGGTGAAGATGATCTCGCCGCGGAACTCCTCGTGGTCGTGCAGCAGCCGCCGCAGGACCTTGCCGTGCTCCTCACCGAACGCCGTGCCGCAGGAGGCGACCGCCGTCGTCACCCCCGCCAGGTGGCACGCCATCACGTCGGTGTAGCCCTCGACCACGACCGCCTGACTGGTGCGCGCGATCTCGCGCCGCGCCAGGTCGATGCCGTAGAGGACGGTGCTCTTCTTGTAGATCGGCGACTCGGGGGTGTTGAGGTACTTCGCGTCGATGCGGTCGTCGTCGAAGATGCGCCGGGCGCCGAAGCCGATCGTGTCGCCCGTCGTGTCCCGGATCGGCCAGAGCAGCCGGCCCCGGAAGCGGTCGTAGTGGCCCGACCGGCCCTGGGCGCAGAGGCCGCCGGTGACCAGCTCGGCGTCGGAGAAGCCCTTCTGCCGCAGGTGCTTGTAGAGCGCGTCGCCGTCGCGCGGGGCGAACCCCAGCCCGAAGTGCTCGGCCGACTCCTTGTCGAAGCCCCGCTCGCTGAGGAACGTGCGGGACTGCATCGCCTCGGGCGAGCCCAGCGCCTCGGCGTACCACTCCTGCGCGCGCCGGTGGGCCTCGATCAGCCGCTGCCGCGGCATCCGGTCACGGGGCGCGCGGGTGTCGCCCTCCTCGGTGTAGCGCAGCTGGATGCCGGCGCGGTCGGCGAGGTACTCCACCGCCTGGTTGAAGGGCAGTCCGTCGTGCTTCATCACGAAGTCGATGACGTCGCCGCCCTCGCCGCAGCCGAAGCAGTTCCCGGTGAGGATGTTGTCCTCGAGGACGAAGGCGTGTCCCTGCTCGACCTCGGCGCAGAACACCTCCTCCACCCGGTCGGTCTCTTCGACCGTCTGCACGACCCAGCCGCGGCGCGCGTATTTCTTGTGGGCACTGACGAACCTGGCACGGTGTTCCGCGATGAGGAAGAAGTCCTCTGGCAGGTCGTCGTTGACCAGGTGGACCCGGTGGAGCTCGCTCGCGTCCCGGCCGGGGAATCCCTCGCGCACCTGAGTGGTGATGCCGTTGCTTCCGATGCCGAGTCGCGTGCACAGGGCGCGCACGAACTCGAGGTTCGTCCGAGACGCCGAGCTCAGCATGACGGTGCCGTCCGCAGCGACGCACCCGTCAGCCGCGAAGTAGCCGGCCAGCCATCCGAGCAGGTAGGGCGCTGACTCCTCGAGGGACGGGAGGTCCTTGAAGAAGCCCGGGAGGTCGAGCACCAGGAGGTTCTCGCCACTGGCGGTGGTGGCGCTGTTGGGGAACCACTTGAGCATCGCCTCGTCCTTCGGCGGACAGAGCAGTGCCCTCGAGCCCCGCTTCTCCCGGGTCCCGTCTCCGAAGGTGAAACCGTGCGCGACCCCGAACGGCGACAACCTGGTCATCGCGATGCGCGAGCGCGGGTAGACGTAGGCGAGCCGGTCGCCGGGTTTCAGGGCCTTGGTGAGGACCTCGCGACGCGACGACCGGTCCCTGCCCGACCGCACGAACCATCGGTGCTCGTCGGTGGCGAACAGCTCCTTGACCTGCCGGTTGCGCGTCACCGTGAGCTTCCACAGCCGCTGCACGCCGAAAGATCGGAAGGGCGCGTCGTGCCACTGGGCATCCATGCCGAGGATGCGATGCACGCCGCCGGCGAGCTCGCTGATGGGTCGCACACCGTCCCAGGTGATGACCCGCGTGTCCCCGGCCAGGCAGTGGTAGCCCTTGCCGGGCCGGACGTTGAACGACGGGGACTTCTCGTCGTGGAAGGGGCACAGGCCCTTGAGCGAGCCGCCGCCGGCGGGCTTGAGCGTGACGTAGTTGCCCACGACCTCGGCGAGGTCGGCTCGCTCGCGCACGAGCGCGATGTCCTCCTCGCGGATCAGGCCTGCCACGGGCGCAGTCTACGGGCGCCCGGGGACAGGTCCGGTCAGCACAGGCGCCGGTGCCACGACACGGCCGAGGCGTCGGTGAGGGAGGCGACCTGGTCGATCACCACGCGCAGCCGGGCGTCGTCGTCGGCGGCGTCGGCGAGGTCCGCCCGGAACATCGGCTCCATCACCGAGGGGCCGGCTCGATCGACCGCCGAGACCAGCTCGGCGAGCAGCTCCCGCTGCGCGGACAGGACGCCACGACGCCCGGCCGCCTCCATCACCAGGTGGGCGGCGATGCTCTTGAGCACCCCGATCTCGAGCAGCGTCTCGTCGGGCACGACCAGGTCGGCGTCGTAGCGCAGCAGCGGCCCGGGGCCGTACGACGCCAGCGTCGCGTCGGTGGTCGCGGCGCAGAAGCGCCCGATCAGCACGGAGGTGAGGTTCTTCAGGGCACCCAGCGCGCGCCGGCTGCCGTCGTACGACGAGTCGGGCCACCCGGGCACGGCGGTGAGCCGCGACCAGGCCGCCTCGAACGCGTCGTCGGGCCGGCCGGGGTGGTACCACTCCCGCGCGGTGTCCCAGACCGTCCGCCGCAGGCCCGGGTCGGCCAGGTCGACCAGCTCGACACTGCCCGCGACGATGCCGTCCTCGACGTCGTGGACGGAGTAGGCGATGTCGTCGGAGAGGTCCATCACCTGGGCCTCGAGGCACCGGGCCCCCTCGGGCGCGCCCTCGCGCAGCCAGGTGAAGACCGGCAGGTCGTCGGCGTAGACACCGAACTTCGGCTCGCCCGCACGGCGGGGCCAGGGGTACTTCGTGGCCGCGTCGAGCGTGGCCCGGGTGAGGTTGAGCCCGATGCTGCGCCCGTCGGGGTCGAGGAACTTGGCCTCGAGCCGGGTCAGGATGCGCAGCGTCTGGGCGTTGCCCTCGAAGCCGCCGATCCCGTCGGCCAGGTCGGCCAGCGCCTTCTCGCCGTTGTGGCCGAACGGCGGGTGGCCCAGGTCGTGCGCCAGCGCCGCGGTCTCGGCGACGTCGGTGTCGCAGCCGAGCTGCGAGGCCAGGTCGCGCGCCACCTGGGCCACCTCGAGGGTGTGGGTCAGGCGGTTGCGGACGAAGTCGTCGGTCTGCGGGCCGAGCACCTGGGTCTTGGCCGCCAGCCGGCGCAGGGCAGCGCTGTGGACCACGCGGCCCCGGTCGCGGGCGAACGCCGTGCGCAGCGAGACCTTGGCCGGCTCCTCGCCCCACCGGGCGCGCGCGGCGGCGGCGTACGCCCCCTCGCGCCTGTCCGGCTCCACGCTGCTCGACCCCACGCGCGTCAACCTAGCCGGGACCACCGACGCGCGTGGCCGCGCGAGCCGCTCGGCAGCCGTCGTCGACGGGCTCGGGTCAGTAGACCGAGATGTGCACGTGGTCGAAGTGGTTGGCCGTGGCGGAGCCGCGGTCGGACATGGAGCGCCAGCCCTCGGCGGAGCGCTCGGGCGTCCAGATCCGCTGCGACCAGATGATCGTGCGGATGTGGAGGGCACCGGCGTTGGCGCGGGCCCACTCGGCGACCGCGCTGCCCAGGCCGGAGTCGGAGACCATGAAGTCGACCGCGCGGCCGTCGGCGTGCTCGCCGTGGGCGTCGTAGCCGCCGTACGTCGTGAGCGCGGGGAAGGCGTCGCACACCGCGCGGAACATCACGACCGCGTTGGAGGTGATGCCGCTCTCGGTGCCGGACCCGTCCGGGCACGGGGCGCCGGAGATGCCGCCGGCCGGAGCCGCACCCGAGGCAGTGGCAGGGGCCGGGGCGGGCTTCTTGTCGGCGAGGTAGTCGGCGTTGACCCAGCGGGCCCGCCCGCCGACGAGCGCCTCGGCCCAGTGACCAACGGTCTGGCCGGTGACGGCGACCCTGCCGCCCTCCTTGAGGAGGCCCAGGCGCTTGCCCTTCTCGCCGGGCTGCGCCCACACGTTGAGGGGGGCGGTGGCCCACTGCTGGTCGACGGCCCGGGGCTTCATGGTCACGGGCACGAGCTCGCGGGCGGTCATGCTCCGCGAGGCGCGCTGCTCGCGCTGGGCCAGGGCGACGGGGTCGACCTGGCCGGCCCCCTGGTGGACTCCGGAGGCGGCGCTCAGGGCTGCGGCGGCGCGGTCGACGTGGGGGGACGCCGCGGAGGTGAGGAAGAAGGGGCCGGCGACGACCGGGAGGGTCGTGGCGGTCAGGAGGGCCGCACGCGCACCGAGGGTGCGGAGGGTGGTCCGGAGGCCGGGCTCCGCCGGGACCAGAGCGGTCGGCGAAGGAGCGGCGTCAGCCTCGGGGCGCGGGGCGTGGGTCTCGCGCTGGGGGGGCATGGCGTATCACCGTCAGAGTTCGGGGGCGGGGCGGAGTTCGTTCAGCAGCCGTTCACCCTGCCACAGGTGCCTGCCCCCTCAAACCCCGGCCGGCGGATTGTGCGCGGCTTCACAAGCGCCGGCCACCACCCCCACAGGGGTGTGACCAAGGTCCTGAAGCGGTCGGTCTCTCACAGCCAGCCGTTGTCCTGCGCGATGCGGGCCGCCTGGGCCCGGGTCGCCGCCCCGGTCTTGCCGATCGCCCCGGACAGGTGGTTGCGCACCGTGCCCTCGCTCAGGGTCAGCTGCCGCGCGATCGTGGCCACCGTCGCCCCACCCAGCGCGCAGCGCAGCACCTCGGTCTCGCGCGGCGTCAGCGGCGACTCCCCCACCGCCAGCGAGTCGGCCGCGAGCAGCGGGTCCACGACGCGCAGGCCCCGGTGCACCCGGCGTACGGCGTCGGCGAGCTGGCGCGCCGGGGTGTCCTTGACCAGGAAGCCGTCCACGCCGGCCGCCAGCGCCCGGCGCAGGAACCCGGGGCGCCCGAAGGTGGTGACGATGAGGACGCGCACCTGCGGCAGCTGGGCCTTGACCTCGGCCGCGGCCCGGATCCCGTCGAGGCCGGGCATCTCGACGTCGAGCACCGCGACGTCGACGTCGTGGGCCCGGCACGCCGCCAGCACGTGGTCGCCGCGGTCCACCTCCGCGACGACCTGCAGGTCGCTCTCGAGGTCGAGCAGAGCGGCCAGGGCGCCCCGCACGAGCGCCTGGTCGTCGGCGACCAGCAGCCGCACGACCCCGCTCACGGCCCCACCTCGAGGATGAA
This genomic window from Nocardioides marmoribigeumensis contains:
- a CDS encoding deoxyguanosinetriphosphate triphosphohydrolase, which gives rise to MGSSSVEPDRREGAYAAAARARWGEEPAKVSLRTAFARDRGRVVHSAALRRLAAKTQVLGPQTDDFVRNRLTHTLEVAQVARDLASQLGCDTDVAETAALAHDLGHPPFGHNGEKALADLADGIGGFEGNAQTLRILTRLEAKFLDPDGRSIGLNLTRATLDAATKYPWPRRAGEPKFGVYADDLPVFTWLREGAPEGARCLEAQVMDLSDDIAYSVHDVEDGIVAGSVELVDLADPGLRRTVWDTAREWYHPGRPDDAFEAAWSRLTAVPGWPDSSYDGSRRALGALKNLTSVLIGRFCAATTDATLASYGPGPLLRYDADLVVPDETLLEIGVLKSIAAHLVMEAAGRRGVLSAQRELLAELVSAVDRAGPSVMEPMFRADLADAADDDARLRVVIDQVASLTDASAVSWHRRLC
- a CDS encoding response regulator transcription factor → MSGVVRLLVADDQALVRGALAALLDLESDLQVVAEVDRGDHVLAACRAHDVDVAVLDVEMPGLDGIRAAAEVKAQLPQVRVLIVTTFGRPGFLRRALAAGVDGFLVKDTPARQLADAVRRVHRGLRVVDPLLAADSLAVGESPLTPRETEVLRCALGGATVATIARQLTLSEGTVRNHLSGAIGKTGAATRAQAARIAQDNGWL
- a CDS encoding SH3 domain-containing protein; amino-acid sequence: MPPQRETHAPRPEADAAPSPTALVPAEPGLRTTLRTLGARAALLTATTLPVVAGPFFLTSAASPHVDRAAAALSAASGVHQGAGQVDPVALAQREQRASRSMTARELVPVTMKPRAVDQQWATAPLNVWAQPGEKGKRLGLLKEGGRVAVTGQTVGHWAEALVGGRARWVNADYLADKKPAPAPATASGAAPAGGISGAPCPDGSGTESGITSNAVVMFRAVCDAFPALTTYGGYDAHGEHADGRAVDFMVSDSGLGSAVAEWARANAGALHIRTIIWSQRIWTPERSAEGWRSMSDRGSATANHFDHVHISVY
- the dnaG gene encoding DNA primase, giving the protein MDAQWHDAPFRSFGVQRLWKLTVTRNRQVKELFATDEHRWFVRSGRDRSSRREVLTKALKPGDRLAYVYPRSRIAMTRLSPFGVAHGFTFGDGTREKRGSRALLCPPKDEAMLKWFPNSATTASGENLLVLDLPGFFKDLPSLEESAPYLLGWLAGYFAADGCVAADGTVMLSSASRTNLEFVRALCTRLGIGSNGITTQVREGFPGRDASELHRVHLVNDDLPEDFFLIAEHRARFVSAHKKYARRGWVVQTVEETDRVEEVFCAEVEQGHAFVLEDNILTGNCFGCGEGGDVIDFVMKHDGLPFNQAVEYLADRAGIQLRYTEEGDTRAPRDRMPRQRLIEAHRRAQEWYAEALGSPEAMQSRTFLSERGFDKESAEHFGLGFAPRDGDALYKHLRQKGFSDAELVTGGLCAQGRSGHYDRFRGRLLWPIRDTTGDTIGFGARRIFDDDRIDAKYLNTPESPIYKKSTVLYGIDLARREIARTSQAVVVEGYTDVMACHLAGVTTAVASCGTAFGEEHGKVLRRLLHDHEEFRGEIIFTFDGDEAGQKAALKVFDGDQKFVSQTYVAVEPDGLDPCDLRIRSGDAAVRELVARRVPLYRFVLSNVVSRYDLDRADGRVDAMRAAARLVTSVRDRSKVDAFARELAGMVGVEVDEARAEVRRAASRPDRAPAAGSAPVVASAPAGLPLPDPRDPRISLERDTLKLVLQQPVLVGPLCGDVGDNDFTHPAYRALWQVISGLGGPASAPSEEVWVDKVRTALGESGDPVLRQVLNALVVEPLPAADPNEAVAAGYVFRLQEVTAMRRINDLKSKLQRTNPVEQATDYNRMFGELVALESHRRTLRERAIGGSA